From Streptomyces qinzhouensis, one genomic window encodes:
- a CDS encoding alpha/beta fold hydrolase codes for MDEQRTDPADGTPVPGTRPVPPPANDLTELKQYVAVHAKAQRIPPAVYTGVMDRIRTDDPEGPGSWAYEWFRAGESAEAAGQPLDACRAFTMARFPYVDGPARARALERATAAFDSWRRDGTPIEPHSVELPGGTVHCWTAGLSAREPRPLLLFTGGIVSTKEQWAPVLTRVARLGMAGVVTELPGAGGNTLVYGPKSPAFFSRVLDSVTGRAQVDRTYAVALSFSGHLALRCALDDGRLRGVVTAGAPVRRFFTEALPGGTVPAVTVNTLAHLTGLAPAEVPGRLRDWALSDAELAALDIPVSYLVSRRDEIVPPGEAELLRRRVRRLDVVENDDVHGSPRHAAETPLWMILSLLRMRGERSARRAAVSALWRTARLRNRWTARAR; via the coding sequence GTGGACGAGCAGCGCACCGATCCGGCCGACGGCACGCCCGTACCGGGCACCCGGCCCGTACCACCGCCCGCCAACGACCTCACGGAGCTGAAGCAGTACGTCGCGGTCCACGCCAAGGCGCAGCGGATCCCGCCCGCGGTCTACACCGGCGTCATGGACCGGATCCGGACCGACGATCCGGAAGGGCCCGGATCCTGGGCGTACGAATGGTTCCGCGCCGGTGAGTCGGCGGAGGCCGCAGGGCAACCGCTGGACGCCTGCCGCGCCTTCACCATGGCCCGCTTCCCGTACGTCGACGGCCCGGCCCGGGCCCGCGCCCTGGAGCGTGCCACAGCGGCGTTCGACAGCTGGCGGCGCGACGGCACCCCCATCGAACCGCACTCCGTCGAACTCCCCGGCGGCACGGTCCACTGCTGGACCGCCGGGCTCTCCGCCCGGGAGCCCCGGCCGCTGCTGCTGTTCACCGGCGGCATCGTCAGCACCAAGGAGCAGTGGGCGCCGGTACTGACCCGGGTGGCACGGCTCGGGATGGCCGGAGTGGTCACCGAACTCCCCGGGGCGGGCGGGAACACCCTGGTGTACGGGCCGAAGAGCCCGGCCTTTTTCTCCCGGGTGCTGGACTCCGTGACCGGCCGGGCGCAGGTCGACCGCACGTACGCGGTGGCGCTCAGCTTCAGCGGCCATCTCGCACTGCGCTGCGCCCTCGACGACGGGCGGCTGCGCGGGGTGGTGACCGCGGGGGCACCGGTCCGGCGGTTCTTCACCGAGGCCCTGCCCGGCGGGACGGTACCGGCCGTCACCGTGAACACCCTGGCGCATCTGACCGGTCTGGCCCCCGCCGAGGTGCCCGGGCGGCTGCGGGACTGGGCCCTGTCCGATGCCGAACTGGCGGCGCTGGACATTCCGGTGAGCTATCTGGTGAGCCGCCGTGACGAGATCGTGCCGCCCGGCGAGGCGGAGCTGCTGAGGCGTCGGGTACGGCGGCTCGACGTGGTGGAGAACGACGATGTGCACGGCTCGCCACGGCACGCCGCGGAGACACCGTTGTGGATGATCCTGTCGCTGCTGCGGATGCGCGGCGAGCGGAGCGCCCGGCGGGCCGCCGTCTCGGCGCTCTGGCGTACGGCACGGCTCCGCAACCGGTGGACGGCACGGGCACGCTGA
- a CDS encoding 2-oxo acid dehydrogenase subunit E2: protein MAVTRVARERRHTVYFLNAVRDFAPVHLDTEVDMTAVRRHRRAARAAGRRYSPVAYVLHAAGRALAERPEANAAVRGRIWPRLARYDSVAGKLALDRTLGGRRVVLATVVPELERATLDAIQRRIDRFRDGDPETLPEFAGVRRLHRLPALVAPLAYHVATRPLRGRDRRTGTFSVSSLGHGPVDGFHSVGGTTVTLGVGRILDRPVVRDGAVTVAPVLRLNLTFDHRVIDGAEATDLLAAVKDGLEAFPPDETADPAPNATDPAAATDPADAGGQAPGSGAAGPVTAEAPAARPDRP, encoded by the coding sequence ATGGCCGTGACCCGGGTGGCGCGGGAGCGCCGCCATACCGTCTACTTCCTCAACGCCGTCCGGGACTTCGCCCCGGTCCATCTGGACACCGAGGTCGATATGACCGCCGTCCGGCGGCACCGCCGTGCGGCCCGGGCCGCCGGACGCCGCTACTCCCCCGTCGCCTATGTGCTCCACGCGGCGGGCCGGGCCCTGGCCGAGCGGCCCGAGGCCAATGCGGCGGTACGGGGCCGGATCTGGCCGCGGCTGGCACGCTACGACTCCGTCGCGGGCAAACTGGCGCTGGACCGGACGCTCGGCGGCCGGCGCGTGGTGCTGGCCACCGTCGTACCCGAACTGGAGCGGGCCACGCTGGACGCGATTCAGCGGCGGATCGACCGGTTCCGGGACGGCGATCCCGAGACGTTGCCGGAGTTCGCCGGGGTCCGCAGGCTGCACCGGCTGCCCGCGCTCGTCGCGCCGCTGGCGTACCACGTGGCGACCCGCCCGCTGCGCGGCCGGGACCGGCGTACCGGCACCTTCTCCGTCAGCTCCCTGGGCCATGGTCCGGTCGACGGCTTCCACTCCGTCGGGGGCACCACCGTCACCCTCGGGGTGGGGCGGATCCTGGACCGGCCGGTGGTCCGCGACGGGGCGGTGACCGTGGCCCCGGTGCTGCGGCTGAACCTCACCTTCGACCATCGGGTGATCGACGGCGCCGAGGCGACCGATCTGCTCGCCGCCGTCAAGGACGGTCTGGAGGCGTTCCCCCCGGACGAGACGGCGGATCCGGCGCCGAACGCGACGGACCCGGCAGCGGCGACGGACCCGGCGGACGCCGGTGGGCAGGCCCCCGGAAGCGGCGCGGCCGGCCCGGTCACCGCCGAAGCCCCGGCCGCCCGGCCGGACCGGCCCTGA
- a CDS encoding 3-oxoacyl-ACP synthase III family protein produces the protein MPSAAPTSGEPQVRVLSAATALPGPPVDNAALARRFGMSPSWQEWVDVFIGTRTRHLSIDLETDEPLCTLADLGESAGRRALDAAGLDPGAVDLLVLGTATPDLLMPTTASVVADRLGIDDLPVFQLQSGCTGALQAMSVAAQLLRAGDHRTALVIGGDVCARAFDLTADLRTMPPEEMINAVLFGDGAGAVVLTTLPVPGAVTLRRVRTRLVGLGREPGQTLAWFGPNDRDSGRPSVTEDYKAIERLVPELAVEVYGELLADLGWAAPDVDYLLPPQLSTRMTGTIMTALGGGGGAREISCVTRSGNNGNGLPFLQLEELLPLMAPGERALGIAIESSKWIKSGFALERE, from the coding sequence ATGCCGTCCGCAGCCCCCACGTCCGGTGAACCGCAGGTCCGCGTTCTGTCGGCGGCCACGGCCCTGCCGGGGCCACCGGTGGACAATGCCGCTCTCGCCCGCCGGTTCGGCATGAGCCCCTCGTGGCAGGAGTGGGTCGACGTCTTCATCGGAACCCGCACCCGGCACCTCTCCATCGATCTGGAGACCGACGAACCGCTCTGCACCCTGGCGGACCTCGGCGAGTCCGCCGGGCGGCGGGCCCTCGACGCCGCCGGGCTCGATCCCGGTGCGGTCGACCTGCTGGTGCTGGGCACCGCGACCCCCGATCTGCTGATGCCCACCACCGCCAGTGTCGTCGCCGACCGGCTGGGCATCGACGATCTGCCCGTCTTCCAGCTCCAGTCCGGGTGTACGGGTGCCCTCCAGGCGATGAGCGTGGCCGCGCAGCTGCTGCGCGCCGGAGACCACCGGACCGCCCTGGTGATCGGCGGCGACGTCTGCGCCAGGGCCTTCGATCTGACGGCCGATCTGCGGACGATGCCACCCGAAGAGATGATCAACGCGGTGCTGTTCGGGGACGGCGCGGGTGCGGTGGTCCTGACCACGCTGCCGGTGCCCGGAGCGGTGACCCTGCGCCGGGTCCGTACCCGTCTGGTCGGCCTCGGCCGGGAGCCGGGGCAGACCCTGGCCTGGTTCGGCCCCAACGACCGGGACAGCGGCCGGCCGTCGGTGACGGAGGACTACAAGGCCATCGAGCGGCTCGTCCCGGAGCTGGCCGTCGAGGTGTACGGCGAACTCCTCGCCGATCTCGGCTGGGCGGCGCCGGATGTGGACTATCTGCTGCCGCCGCAGCTGTCGACCCGGATGACCGGAACGATCATGACGGCCCTCGGCGGAGGCGGCGGGGCGCGGGAGATCAGCTGCGTGACCCGCAGCGGCAACAACGGCAACGGCCTGCCGTTCCTTCAACTCGAAGAGCTGCTGCCGCTGATGGCGCCCGGCGAACGCGCGCTGGGCATCGCCATCGAGTCCAGCAAGTGGATCAAATCCGGGTTCGCCCTGGAGAGGGAGTGA
- a CDS encoding ABC transporter ATP-binding protein has product MGRTDEDRRENGPLLVVRGLRVSFPGPGDGSGGARAVAAVRGVDLTLAAGECLAVVGESGSGKTVTGRALLGLAGPAARVTADRHELSGRDVRELDERGWRALRGRHAGLVPQDALVSLDPLRRVGAEVTEALRTHRLADRRARPGRAVGLLEKVGVPEPATRARQYPHQLSGGLRQRALIAAALAAGPGLIVADEPTTALDATVQARILELLAERRDNGAGVLLISHDLAVVAGLADRIAVMHRGVVVEEGPARQVLRSPAHPYTRDLLHAVPGSGTRGTRLSSRAVRDPAAAPAVPGGGCGYADRCPLAVERCRTEEPPLVRRDDGGPLVRCPRTGEPWPEPVTVARYPAPVGTGRAEVLSAQALTASFAVPGGGRRQAVREVSLTLSAGETLGVVGESGSGKTTLARILMGLLEPDGGRVTFLGEPWSGVRERGRRTRRRRIQLVHQDPFGALDPRWTVRQLVGEAFDAPGGGRAGDAKERERRVREVLHLVGLDDAVLHRRPRDLSGGQRQRAAIARALAPEPAVLVCDEPVSALDVSVQAQVLDLFADIQASTEVAMVFISHDIGVIHHLSDRVLVMRDGAVVEEGTADDVLLRPRAAYTRELLDAVPRPERAWREPGGAGTGRPPVPAGGAEARP; this is encoded by the coding sequence GTGGGACGCACTGACGAGGACCGGCGGGAGAACGGCCCGCTGCTCGTGGTCCGCGGGCTGCGGGTGTCGTTCCCGGGCCCCGGCGACGGGTCCGGCGGGGCCCGGGCGGTGGCGGCCGTACGCGGGGTGGACCTGACGCTGGCGGCCGGGGAATGTCTGGCCGTGGTCGGCGAGTCGGGCTCGGGCAAGACGGTGACCGGCCGCGCCCTGCTGGGTCTCGCGGGACCGGCGGCCCGGGTGACCGCGGACCGGCACGAACTGTCGGGCCGGGATGTCCGGGAGCTGGACGAGCGCGGCTGGCGGGCCCTGCGCGGCCGGCACGCGGGCCTGGTCCCGCAGGACGCGCTGGTGTCGCTGGACCCGCTGCGCCGGGTGGGCGCCGAGGTGACGGAGGCGCTGCGCACCCATCGGCTCGCCGACCGCCGGGCCCGGCCCGGCCGGGCCGTGGGTCTGCTGGAGAAGGTGGGCGTGCCGGAGCCCGCGACCCGGGCCCGGCAGTATCCGCATCAGCTGTCGGGCGGTCTGCGGCAGCGCGCGCTGATCGCGGCGGCGCTGGCCGCCGGTCCCGGACTGATCGTCGCCGACGAGCCGACCACCGCCCTGGACGCGACCGTGCAGGCCCGCATTCTGGAGCTGCTCGCCGAGCGCCGGGACAACGGCGCCGGGGTGCTGCTGATCAGTCATGATCTGGCGGTGGTGGCCGGTTTGGCGGACCGGATCGCGGTCATGCACCGCGGTGTGGTCGTCGAGGAGGGACCGGCCCGGCAGGTGCTGCGCTCCCCCGCCCACCCGTACACCCGGGATCTGCTGCACGCGGTGCCGGGATCCGGCACTCGCGGCACCCGGCTGTCGTCGCGCGCCGTACGGGACCCCGCGGCGGCCCCCGCCGTCCCCGGCGGGGGCTGCGGATACGCCGACCGCTGCCCCCTCGCCGTCGAGCGGTGCCGTACCGAGGAACCACCGCTGGTACGGCGGGACGACGGCGGTCCGCTGGTCCGCTGCCCCCGCACCGGCGAGCCGTGGCCCGAGCCGGTGACCGTCGCCCGGTACCCGGCCCCCGTCGGTACCGGCCGGGCGGAGGTGCTGTCGGCACAGGCGCTGACCGCGTCCTTCGCCGTGCCCGGCGGAGGGCGGCGGCAGGCCGTGCGGGAGGTGTCGTTGACCCTGTCCGCCGGTGAGACGCTGGGCGTGGTCGGCGAGTCCGGCTCGGGCAAGACCACCCTGGCGCGGATCCTGATGGGTCTGCTCGAACCGGACGGCGGCCGGGTGACGTTCCTCGGCGAGCCCTGGAGCGGGGTCCGGGAGCGCGGGCGCCGGACCCGGCGGCGGCGTATCCAGCTGGTGCACCAGGACCCCTTCGGCGCGCTCGATCCCCGCTGGACCGTGCGGCAGCTGGTCGGCGAGGCGTTCGACGCTCCGGGCGGCGGCCGGGCGGGCGATGCGAAGGAGCGCGAGCGGCGGGTGCGGGAGGTGCTGCATCTGGTGGGCCTCGACGATGCGGTGCTGCACCGCCGTCCCCGCGATCTCTCCGGCGGCCAGCGCCAGCGGGCGGCCATCGCCCGGGCGCTGGCGCCCGAGCCCGCGGTCCTGGTCTGCGACGAGCCCGTATCGGCCCTGGACGTCTCCGTGCAGGCTCAGGTGCTCGACCTGTTCGCGGACATCCAGGCGTCGACCGAGGTGGCGATGGTGTTCATCTCGCACGACATCGGGGTGATCCACCACCTCAGCGACCGGGTGCTGGTGATGCGGGACGGCGCCGTGGTCGAGGAGGGTACGGCCGACGACGTACTGCTGCGGCCTCGTGCCGCCTACACCCGGGAGTTGCTGGACGCCGTACCCCGGCCGGAGCGCGCCTGGCGGGAGCCGGGCGGGGCGGGGACGGGCCGGCCCCCGGTTCCGGCGGGCGGCGCCGAGGCCCGGCCGTGA
- a CDS encoding ABC transporter permease: MTTAITGSGPAAVETAAAARGRRRIRLSYAGYTAAAVLLVLLGLAAAWPGLFATHAPDAVDPIGALRGPSGAHLLGTDELGRDVFSRLVHGTRLSLLLGLGATALAVVAGTLLGVLAATSHRAVDETIMRVNDVLLAFPGLLLALLVVATLGPGTRNATIAIGLSMTPGFIRLARAQALTVKNADYVTASLGLGLRPSVVYRRHLLPNAMPPLLVFATLNVGTAILAGSALSFLGLGPQPPTPEWGAMLADGRNYLDAAWTAAVCPGLLITLTVASIHALGAAARAGVEGTGPRGTH, encoded by the coding sequence GTGACCACCGCGATCACCGGCAGCGGACCCGCCGCCGTAGAGACCGCGGCCGCGGCGCGCGGCCGCCGCCGGATCCGGCTCTCGTACGCCGGATACACGGCCGCCGCGGTCCTCCTGGTCCTGCTGGGTCTGGCCGCGGCCTGGCCGGGGCTCTTCGCCACCCACGCGCCCGACGCGGTGGATCCGATCGGAGCCCTCCGGGGGCCGTCGGGCGCCCATCTCCTCGGCACGGACGAACTGGGCCGGGATGTGTTCAGCCGGCTGGTCCACGGCACCCGGCTGTCGTTGCTGCTGGGCCTCGGGGCCACCGCGCTGGCCGTGGTCGCGGGCACGCTCCTCGGGGTACTGGCGGCGACCTCGCACCGGGCCGTCGACGAGACGATCATGCGCGTCAACGATGTGCTGCTGGCCTTCCCCGGGCTGCTGCTGGCGCTGCTGGTCGTGGCCACGCTCGGCCCCGGCACCCGGAACGCGACGATCGCGATCGGGCTGTCCATGACGCCGGGCTTCATCCGGCTGGCCCGGGCCCAGGCGCTGACGGTGAAGAACGCCGACTATGTGACGGCGTCCCTGGGGCTGGGGCTGCGCCCCTCGGTGGTCTACCGCCGTCATCTGCTGCCGAACGCGATGCCGCCGCTGCTGGTCTTCGCGACGCTGAACGTCGGCACCGCGATCCTGGCCGGATCGGCCCTCAGTTTCCTGGGCCTCGGCCCGCAGCCGCCGACCCCCGAGTGGGGGGCGATGCTCGCGGACGGCCGGAACTATCTGGACGCCGCCTGGACGGCCGCGGTCTGTCCCGGGCTGCTCATCACGCTGACGGTGGCATCGATTCACGCCCTGGGCGCCGCCGCCCGGGCCGGAGTGGAAGGGACGGGTCCGCGTGGGACGCACTGA
- a CDS encoding ABC transporter permease, translated as MNPLLSWFARRLLLGVLVVLGAASAAFAALHLTPGDPAEVMLGGTATSPEAVAEVRKDLGLDRPLAAQYASFMGRLLTGDLGTSYQLQRPVTELLSEQAPPTLWLALTGFALGCALAVPLAVATAGRRPGLRRLSASVELVLISTPAFWVGVLLLALLSFRWQLFPAAGGEGVRALVLPAVTLALSLVGVFAQVLRESMEHSLGQPYALASRARGATETDLRLRHALRHSLVPLVTLSGWTIGALLSGTVIIETVFSRQGLGRLMTAAINSRDLPVVTGLVIASAALFVVVNILVDWLYPVIDPRLKEAVA; from the coding sequence ATGAACCCTCTGCTGAGCTGGTTCGCCCGGCGGCTGCTGCTGGGTGTGCTGGTGGTCCTGGGCGCGGCGTCCGCCGCGTTCGCCGCCCTGCATCTGACGCCCGGGGATCCGGCCGAGGTGATGCTGGGCGGCACGGCGACCTCCCCGGAGGCGGTGGCCGAGGTCCGGAAGGACCTGGGGCTCGACCGCCCACTGGCGGCGCAGTACGCGTCGTTCATGGGCCGGCTGCTGACCGGTGATCTGGGGACCTCGTACCAACTCCAGCGGCCGGTCACCGAACTGCTCTCCGAGCAGGCGCCGCCCACCCTCTGGCTCGCGCTGACCGGCTTCGCGCTGGGCTGTGCGCTCGCGGTGCCGCTGGCGGTGGCCACCGCGGGCCGCCGTCCCGGACTGCGCCGGCTCTCGGCCTCGGTCGAGCTGGTGCTCATCTCCACCCCCGCGTTCTGGGTGGGTGTGCTGCTGCTCGCGCTGCTGTCCTTCCGCTGGCAGCTCTTCCCGGCGGCGGGCGGCGAGGGCGTCCGGGCCCTGGTGCTGCCCGCGGTGACCCTGGCGCTGTCCCTGGTCGGGGTGTTCGCCCAGGTGCTGCGCGAGTCGATGGAGCACTCCCTGGGGCAGCCCTACGCGCTGGCCTCCCGGGCCCGGGGCGCCACCGAGACCGACCTGAGGCTCCGGCACGCCCTGCGGCATTCGCTGGTGCCCCTGGTCACCCTGTCGGGCTGGACCATCGGCGCCCTGCTCAGCGGCACCGTGATCATCGAGACGGTGTTCAGCCGGCAAGGGCTGGGACGGCTGATGACGGCCGCCATCAACAGCCGTGACCTGCCCGTGGTGACCGGTCTGGTGATCGCGTCCGCCGCGCTGTTCGTCGTCGTCAACATCCTCGTCGACTGGCTCTATCCGGTGATCGACCCACGGCTGAAGGAGGCGGTCGCGTGA
- a CDS encoding ABC transporter substrate-binding protein: MFSSGSAGGPWRRVLIGCLVLATAVSGCGLSAGAARSADALVYAVETEPDCLDPQVSPLDATAALVRNTHDSLISMDRDGTFRPWLAERWARSADGLAYTFRLRPGVRFHDGARFDATAVRATLDHAVNPKTRSMYAGSLLEGYRRTVVVDELTARVELARPNAAFLQALSTAYLGIQSPRALAKPAGELCTRPVGSGPYELVSWSRKHSITLRRNPDYRWGPGTEGRGAPPRIAEITYLFVSEQSVRLGLLTSGQADAVDNVPPRNVAALRRSSGYEVHRTDNPGLPWTLFLNPNRGPLADIRVRRALTKAIRLTDLVDAVYHGQRIRAYGPLSPTTLHHAARPPWEHDPEEAGRLLDAAGWERRDGDGYRVKDGKRLSLFWPYIDFLARDGRDVMGQGIQAEARRAGIELRYTRLDPGQFATRAGSGDADVLAFSFTRAEPDILRHYFGSGKTAEKGGSNLFRVSDPVLDASLDRAIAGASGPTRAAAYERAQRRVLDRALAIPVYVPATTVGYVSGLRGLRWDPSGYPVFRDARREES; this comes from the coding sequence GTGTTCAGCAGTGGTTCAGCGGGCGGCCCGTGGAGACGGGTCCTCATCGGGTGTCTGGTCCTCGCGACGGCGGTCTCCGGATGCGGCCTCTCGGCCGGTGCGGCACGGTCGGCCGACGCGCTCGTCTACGCCGTCGAAACCGAACCGGACTGTCTCGACCCGCAGGTCAGCCCGCTCGACGCCACCGCCGCCCTGGTCCGCAACACCCATGACTCGCTGATCTCGATGGACCGGGACGGCACCTTCCGGCCCTGGCTCGCCGAGCGGTGGGCCCGATCCGCCGACGGTCTGGCCTACACCTTCCGGCTGCGTCCGGGGGTGCGCTTCCACGACGGGGCCCGGTTCGACGCCACCGCGGTACGGGCGACGCTCGACCACGCGGTGAACCCGAAGACACGGTCGATGTACGCCGGGAGCCTGCTGGAGGGTTACCGGCGGACCGTGGTGGTGGACGAGCTGACCGCCCGGGTGGAACTCGCCCGGCCCAACGCGGCGTTCCTCCAGGCCCTCAGCACCGCCTATCTGGGCATCCAGTCGCCCCGGGCGCTGGCGAAACCGGCCGGGGAACTGTGCACCCGTCCGGTCGGATCCGGTCCGTACGAGCTGGTCTCCTGGTCGCGCAAGCACAGCATCACACTGCGCCGCAACCCCGACTACCGGTGGGGGCCCGGCACCGAGGGCCGGGGCGCGCCACCGCGGATCGCGGAGATCACCTATCTCTTCGTCTCCGAGCAGTCCGTCCGGCTGGGGCTGCTGACCAGCGGCCAGGCGGACGCGGTGGACAACGTACCGCCGAGGAACGTCGCCGCGCTGCGGCGCTCCAGCGGCTACGAGGTGCACCGCACCGACAATCCCGGGCTGCCGTGGACGCTGTTCCTCAACCCCAACCGGGGGCCGCTGGCGGACATCCGGGTGCGCCGGGCGCTCACGAAGGCGATCCGGCTGACGGATCTGGTGGACGCCGTCTACCACGGGCAGCGCATCAGGGCCTATGGACCGCTCTCGCCCACCACTCTGCACCACGCGGCCCGGCCGCCCTGGGAGCACGATCCCGAGGAGGCCGGCCGGCTGCTCGACGCGGCGGGCTGGGAGCGCCGCGACGGCGACGGCTACCGGGTCAAGGACGGTAAGCGCCTCTCCTTGTTCTGGCCCTATATCGACTTCCTGGCCCGGGACGGCCGGGATGTGATGGGCCAGGGCATCCAGGCCGAGGCCCGCAGGGCGGGCATCGAACTCCGCTACACCAGGCTGGACCCCGGACAGTTCGCCACCCGGGCCGGTTCGGGCGACGCCGACGTGCTCGCCTTCAGCTTCACCCGGGCCGAACCCGACATCCTGCGCCACTACTTCGGCTCCGGGAAGACCGCGGAGAAGGGCGGGTCGAATCTGTTCCGCGTCTCCGATCCGGTGCTGGACGCCTCGCTGGACCGGGCGATCGCCGGCGCTTCCGGGCCGACCAGGGCCGCGGCCTACGAGCGCGCCCAGCGCCGGGTCCTCGACCGGGCGCTGGCGATCCCCGTCTATGTGCCGGCGACCACCGTCGGGTACGTCTCGGGCCTGCGCGGACTGCGCTGGGACCCCAGCGGCTACCCCGTCTTCCGGGACGCCCGGCGGGAGGAATCATGA
- a CDS encoding flavin reductase family protein — MSDEPLPALPRPTAGSAADHAHYRRVLGHFATGVVAVVGRDTVTGEPVGMVANSFVPVSASPPLISFCMARTSSSWPRMRGGGRIGVVVLSDTQRAVSARLASRDRDKFRDLEWTDSPTGLPLPAGGLARLECEIAAELPAGDHEIVLCRVARTVLLPCDEGPLLSYRGDYGAFDTEQDAPADPADAA, encoded by the coding sequence ATGTCCGATGAACCGCTCCCCGCCCTACCGCGGCCGACGGCCGGGTCCGCCGCGGATCACGCCCACTACCGCAGGGTCCTCGGCCATTTCGCCACCGGTGTGGTGGCGGTCGTCGGACGCGACACGGTCACGGGCGAACCGGTCGGCATGGTCGCCAACTCCTTCGTGCCGGTCTCGGCATCGCCGCCGCTGATCTCCTTCTGCATGGCCCGCACCAGCTCCTCCTGGCCCCGGATGCGCGGCGGCGGACGTATCGGTGTCGTCGTCCTCAGCGATACCCAGCGCGCGGTGAGCGCCCGGCTGGCGAGCCGGGACCGCGACAAGTTCCGGGATCTGGAGTGGACGGACTCGCCCACCGGGCTGCCGCTGCCGGCGGGCGGACTGGCGAGACTCGAGTGCGAGATCGCCGCCGAACTACCCGCCGGGGACCATGAGATCGTGCTCTGCCGGGTGGCGCGGACGGTCCTGCTGCCCTGCGACGAGGGCCCGCTGCTGAGCTACCGCGGGGACTACGGCGCGTTCGATACGGAGCAGGACGCGCCCGCGGACCCGGCCGACGCCGCCTGA
- a CDS encoding DUF5988 family protein has translation MTHGGIRPAPRQPIRTPYLAVRPEAVPDAPLRLFCLHHAGGGASIFRDWQRALGPSVAVLPVQLPGRERRVREPRFTDMDALVRELDGQLDPHLGTPYVLYGHSMGALVAWRLSVFRAAAGRRLPEALLAGACNPPHVPPVSAATREMSRQRLVRWLIDAGGISEALLQYPDWVDAAVSVLRDDLDLCNSHRPPGADGPGRLPFPIHTFAGASDPLVGAGAMAGWARHGTGPGIRHTVPGGHLFLRDSPDHLFGLLRSVLAHRDRESEAFMTETFVASGSTGNAVLRGSPHASWAAGQADGQVVTVDDPTLTLKLLHGNHYDHFVPTAESVERDGRTLRVFRWSHKTYIAE, from the coding sequence ATGACCCACGGCGGTATCCGTCCCGCCCCCCGTCAGCCCATCCGGACCCCGTATCTCGCGGTCCGCCCGGAAGCGGTGCCGGACGCGCCGCTGAGACTGTTCTGTCTGCACCACGCGGGCGGTGGCGCGTCGATTTTCCGCGACTGGCAGCGGGCCCTCGGGCCGTCGGTGGCGGTCCTGCCCGTTCAGCTGCCCGGCCGGGAGCGCCGGGTGCGTGAGCCGCGATTCACCGATATGGACGCGCTGGTACGGGAGTTGGACGGGCAGCTCGACCCTCATCTGGGCACGCCGTACGTCCTCTACGGGCACAGCATGGGCGCGCTCGTCGCCTGGCGGCTCTCGGTGTTCCGGGCCGCGGCGGGCCGGCGGCTCCCGGAGGCGCTGCTCGCCGGGGCGTGCAATCCACCGCATGTGCCGCCGGTCTCCGCCGCCACCCGGGAGATGTCGCGGCAGCGGCTGGTGCGCTGGCTGATCGACGCGGGCGGTATCTCGGAGGCGCTGCTCCAGTACCCGGACTGGGTCGACGCCGCCGTATCGGTGCTCCGTGACGACCTGGACCTGTGCAACAGCCACCGTCCGCCCGGCGCGGACGGCCCGGGGCGGCTGCCGTTCCCGATCCACACCTTCGCGGGCGCCTCCGACCCCCTGGTCGGTGCCGGGGCGATGGCGGGATGGGCCCGGCACGGCACGGGGCCCGGCATCCGGCACACCGTACCCGGCGGGCATCTGTTCCTGCGGGACTCGCCGGATCACCTCTTCGGGCTGCTCCGTTCGGTGCTGGCCCACCGTGACCGAGAGAGCGAGGCGTTCATGACCGAGACGTTCGTGGCGAGCGGGAGCACCGGCAATGCCGTTCTCCGGGGCAGTCCGCACGCCTCGTGGGCGGCGGGACAGGCGGACGGTCAGGTGGTGACGGTCGACGATCCGACCCTGACCCTCAAACTGCTGCACGGCAATCACTACGATCATTTCGTGCCCACGGCGGAATCGGTGGAGCGGGACGGGCGGACCCTGCGGGTCTTCCGGTGGAGCCACAAGACGTACATCGCCGAATAG